One window of Paenibacillus albicereus genomic DNA carries:
- a CDS encoding glycoside hydrolase family 53 protein yields the protein MAALLLLLAPAWESAGSSAIGGKAAAAPAFAKGADISWVAAMEAQGYKWKDKNGTTRDIFNILKNDYGLNSARIRVWVNPNMSDYGNGYLNAEKAAELAARAKEQGMSVMLSLHYSDSWADPGKQTKPYAWQSFTFTQLMDAVWSHTVYVMNAMKAKGVTPDWVQIGNETNDGMLWQDGRASVNMKNYAWLVNTGNNAVKSIFPSTKTIVHLANGYDNALFVWNIGGLIANGATFDIIGMSLYPSVSDWQTKVTQTIANANDMIARYGKSVMISEIGLDYNQPAASKSFIADIKTKIRNISGGKGLGVFYWEPQSTPGYNGGYNKGAWQADGKPTIALDGFLN from the coding sequence ATGGCGGCGCTGCTCCTGCTGCTCGCTCCGGCCTGGGAAAGCGCCGGGAGCAGCGCCATCGGCGGCAAGGCGGCGGCTGCGCCGGCCTTCGCCAAAGGAGCCGACATCAGCTGGGTCGCCGCCATGGAGGCGCAGGGCTACAAATGGAAGGACAAGAACGGCACGACGCGGGACATTTTCAATATTCTCAAGAACGACTACGGCCTGAACTCCGCCCGCATCCGCGTCTGGGTCAATCCGAACATGAGCGACTACGGCAACGGCTACCTGAACGCCGAGAAGGCGGCGGAGCTGGCGGCGCGGGCGAAGGAACAAGGCATGAGCGTCATGCTGTCGCTTCATTACAGCGACTCCTGGGCCGACCCGGGCAAGCAGACCAAGCCCTACGCCTGGCAGAGCTTCACCTTCACCCAGCTCATGGACGCGGTCTGGTCGCATACCGTCTACGTCATGAACGCGATGAAGGCGAAGGGCGTCACGCCCGACTGGGTGCAGATCGGCAACGAGACGAACGACGGCATGCTGTGGCAGGACGGCCGCGCTTCCGTCAACATGAAGAATTACGCCTGGCTCGTCAACACGGGCAACAATGCGGTCAAGAGCATCTTTCCGTCGACCAAGACGATCGTGCATCTCGCCAACGGCTACGACAACGCGCTGTTCGTCTGGAACATCGGCGGGCTGATCGCGAACGGCGCGACGTTCGACATCATCGGCATGTCGCTCTATCCATCGGTCTCCGACTGGCAGACGAAGGTGACGCAGACTATCGCCAACGCCAATGACATGATCGCCCGCTACGGCAAAAGCGTCATGATCTCCGAGATCGGCCTGGACTACAATCAGCCGGCCGCGTCCAAGAGCTTCATCGCCGACATCAAGACGAAGATCCGCAACATCTCCGGCGGCAAAGGCCTCGGCGTGTTCTACTGGGAGCCGCAGTCGACACCGGGCTACAACGGCGGCTACAACAAGGGCGCCTGGCAGGCCGACGGCAAGCCGACGATCGCGCTCGACGGGTTCTTGAACTAG
- a CDS encoding sensor histidine kinase, with translation MRDAKRKSFIPYTYKMMIPYLLLVLVTDALIGTISYRMLVESRTEIARTNIQAAMQQTRTNMRYQMEEIKRISDTLFGSVPFQRALQKHGDDLQAYLTMLDEIVPKLQEPLQLFGNPLRIELYTTNPDLYEIEGDDPSTPIERSDYYVLSAERLRGSAWPEQSGQWFGSSRWMQVESDAQHRQLSHLTRLISYSDYQTVIGYIRITARLDDLLGRFDAFPVEKGMTLRLLDQQTGRTLYDKGEVNEADAPGHLTLTEAVPGSGYVIQAVVSQRYLQEDARRLGLVIVGVCSVSFAVMALIGFMVARLSGRKMRKIVTLVQSFQDGSLEKRIRFSGKDEFVQIADAFNTMAEHVKELISSVFAQGQKRKQAELEALQAQINPHFLYNTLSTISSLANMGETRQVTEMVKGLSRFYRLSLNEGRVLIPLAQELEQVQTYLDIQQVKYADAFTVHLHAEPDIGELRVMKLILQPFVENVFKHAWYGESIAIRITARRLGADLELKVIDSGVGMNDETLEKLRSGTAGLSGEPVASAPAGTSAALGRSVTGGSYGIRNVDERIRLRYGERYGIEVGSVYGGGTTVRILLPAEGEWEDGIVRERKEEGR, from the coding sequence ATGAGAGACGCGAAGAGAAAGTCCTTTATCCCATATACCTACAAAATGATGATCCCGTACCTGCTGCTCGTGCTCGTCACCGACGCCCTGATCGGCACGATCTCCTACCGGATGCTCGTCGAGTCGCGGACGGAGATCGCGCGCACGAACATCCAGGCGGCGATGCAGCAGACGCGCACGAACATGCGCTACCAGATGGAGGAGATCAAGCGCATCTCGGACACGCTGTTCGGCAGCGTGCCGTTTCAGCGCGCGCTGCAGAAGCACGGGGACGATCTGCAGGCGTATCTCACCATGCTCGACGAGATCGTGCCCAAGCTGCAGGAGCCGCTGCAGCTGTTCGGCAATCCGCTGCGCATCGAGCTCTATACGACCAACCCCGACCTGTACGAGATCGAGGGCGACGATCCGTCGACGCCGATCGAGCGGAGCGACTATTACGTGCTGTCCGCCGAGCGGCTGCGCGGCAGCGCCTGGCCGGAGCAGTCCGGACAATGGTTCGGCAGCAGCCGCTGGATGCAGGTGGAGTCCGACGCGCAGCACCGTCAGCTGTCGCATCTGACGAGGCTCATCTCCTATAGCGATTATCAGACGGTTATCGGCTACATCCGCATCACCGCGCGGCTCGACGACCTGCTCGGACGCTTCGACGCCTTTCCCGTGGAGAAGGGCATGACGCTGCGCCTGCTCGATCAGCAGACGGGCCGGACGCTGTATGACAAAGGCGAGGTCAACGAGGCGGACGCGCCCGGGCATCTGACGCTGACGGAGGCGGTGCCGGGCAGCGGCTACGTCATTCAGGCGGTCGTGTCGCAGAGGTACCTGCAGGAGGACGCGCGCCGGCTCGGCCTCGTCATCGTCGGCGTCTGCTCGGTCAGCTTTGCCGTCATGGCGCTCATCGGCTTCATGGTGGCGCGCCTGTCCGGGCGCAAGATGCGCAAGATCGTGACGCTCGTGCAGTCGTTCCAGGACGGCAGCCTCGAGAAGCGCATCCGCTTCTCCGGCAAGGACGAGTTCGTGCAGATCGCCGATGCGTTCAACACGATGGCCGAGCATGTCAAGGAGCTCATCAGCAGCGTGTTCGCCCAGGGGCAGAAGCGCAAGCAGGCGGAGCTCGAGGCGCTGCAGGCGCAGATCAACCCGCATTTCCTCTACAACACGCTATCCACGATCAGCAGCCTGGCCAACATGGGCGAGACGCGCCAGGTGACGGAGATGGTGAAGGGGCTGTCGCGCTTCTACCGGCTGTCGCTCAACGAAGGGCGCGTGCTCATCCCGCTCGCCCAGGAGCTGGAGCAGGTGCAGACGTATCTGGACATCCAGCAGGTGAAGTACGCGGACGCCTTCACGGTGCATCTGCACGCCGAGCCGGACATCGGGGAGCTGCGGGTGATGAAGCTGATCCTCCAGCCGTTCGTGGAAAACGTGTTCAAGCATGCCTGGTACGGCGAAAGCATCGCCATCCGCATCACGGCCCGCCGGCTCGGCGCCGATCTGGAGCTGAAGGTGATCGACAGCGGCGTCGGCATGAACGACGAGACGCTGGAGAAGCTGCGCTCCGGCACGGCCGGCCTGTCGGGCGAGCCGGTCGCGTCCGCTCCCGCAGGCACATCGGCCGCCTTGGGCCGATCCGTCACCGGCGGCAGCTACGGCATCCGCAACGTCGACGAGCGCATCCGGCTGCGCTACGGCGAGCGGTACGGCATCGAGGTCGGCAGCGTGTACGGCGGCGGCACGACGGTGCGCATCCTGCTCCCCGCCGAAGGCGAGTGGGAGGACGGCATCGTCCGGGAACGAAAGGAGGAAGGCCGATGA
- a CDS encoding response regulator: MNEGTPIRLLLVDDEAVDLEWLRRRVAGSGLPVQVAGTASSGFAALDLLQREQVDVILSDIRMPIMSGIEFARRAKEARPQVKLVFISGHEDFHYAKEALRLSASGYLLKPVDDEELLAMLAALCRDVEQEKRASRSVSEALSLAARELLLRWLGGDRSPLLEEHLQPYLHSAAEHGASCALIEIDDLEWKAAALGEEERDRQLAALNAFLDGFAERRQLGLLLAGLPGARAALIAGPGADARLEELVAEIGRRFPLTVTVGVGRPAERWQELPESYREAQAALSAKWLLGKNRVLRGSAEPAGEEGPSAAQEAVVDRMLAAILHYDLVEIDDCLLELFGGSGRLRRSEAYPLVLRLTSKLHADLQAMDENLYELLKWDTHEPGVMFQFETMNDLLSWLRKRLFELSELLLIKSRRHSRKLIDEIKAYVEERLEQKVTLKETAAQFSFTPNYLGHLFKEETGQHFSDYLLERKLRRTCALLEEPTLKIYEIADRMGYKNIVYFNRQFKQATGMSPGEYRKKAGI; the protein is encoded by the coding sequence ATGAACGAAGGAACGCCGATCCGGCTGCTGCTCGTCGACGACGAGGCGGTCGATCTGGAATGGCTGCGGCGGCGGGTCGCGGGCAGCGGCCTGCCGGTGCAGGTAGCAGGCACAGCGAGCAGCGGCTTCGCGGCGCTCGACCTGCTGCAGCGCGAGCAGGTGGACGTCATCCTGTCGGACATCCGCATGCCGATCATGAGCGGCATCGAGTTCGCCCGGCGGGCCAAGGAGGCGCGCCCGCAGGTGAAGCTTGTCTTCATCAGCGGCCATGAGGACTTCCACTACGCCAAGGAGGCGCTGCGGCTGAGCGCGTCCGGCTACCTGCTCAAGCCGGTCGACGACGAAGAGCTGCTGGCGATGCTCGCTGCGCTCTGCCGCGACGTCGAGCAGGAGAAGCGGGCGAGCCGCAGCGTCTCGGAGGCGCTGTCGCTGGCGGCGCGGGAGCTGCTGCTGCGCTGGCTCGGCGGGGACCGCTCCCCGCTGCTCGAGGAGCATCTGCAGCCCTATCTGCACTCGGCCGCCGAGCATGGCGCGAGCTGCGCCTTGATCGAGATCGACGATCTGGAGTGGAAAGCCGCGGCGCTGGGCGAGGAGGAGCGCGACCGGCAGCTCGCCGCGCTGAACGCGTTTCTGGACGGCTTCGCGGAGCGCCGTCAGCTCGGCCTGCTGCTGGCCGGCCTGCCGGGAGCGCGGGCCGCGCTGATCGCCGGGCCGGGCGCGGACGCGCGGCTCGAGGAGCTCGTCGCCGAGATCGGCCGCCGCTTCCCGCTGACAGTGACGGTCGGGGTCGGCCGTCCGGCGGAGCGCTGGCAGGAGCTGCCGGAGTCGTACCGCGAGGCGCAGGCCGCGCTGAGCGCCAAGTGGCTGCTCGGCAAGAACCGCGTCCTGCGCGGGAGCGCCGAGCCGGCCGGAGAGGAAGGACCGTCCGCCGCCCAGGAGGCGGTCGTCGACCGGATGCTCGCCGCCATCCTGCACTATGATCTCGTCGAGATCGACGATTGCCTGCTGGAGCTGTTCGGCGGCTCCGGCCGGCTGCGCCGCAGCGAGGCGTACCCGCTCGTGCTGCGGCTGACGTCCAAGCTGCACGCCGATCTGCAAGCCATGGACGAGAACCTGTACGAGCTGCTCAAGTGGGACACGCATGAGCCGGGAGTGATGTTCCAGTTCGAGACGATGAACGACTTGCTCTCGTGGCTGCGCAAGCGGCTGTTCGAGCTGTCCGAGCTGCTGCTCATCAAGAGCCGAAGGCACAGCCGCAAGCTGATCGACGAGATCAAGGCCTATGTCGAGGAACGGCTGGAGCAGAAGGTGACGCTCAAGGAGACAGCGGCGCAGTTCAGCTTCACGCCGAACTACCTCGGCCACCTGTTCAAGGAGGAGACCGGCCAGCACTTCAGCGACTACCTGCTTGAGCGCAAGCTCCGGCGCACTTGCGCGCTGCTCGAGGAGCCGACGCTCAAGATTTACGAGATCGCCGACCGCATGGGCTACAAGAACATCGTCTACTTCAACCGGCAGTTCAAGCAGGCGACCGGCATGTCGCCGGGCGAATATCGCAAGAAGGCGGGCATCTAG
- a CDS encoding ABC transporter permease gives MNRGGFWSDVSKYRVLLLMLLPAVLFFLLFAYIPMAGIVLAFKQFNYNGGIFGSPWNGLDNFRFFFESGDAWRVTRNTALYNIAFIIVNNVLQIAAAILLFEAARPFFRKIFQTMLFLPYFISWVVVGAIAYNLFNYDYGMLNSVLGWLGMEPIDVYNTASYWPLLLILISAWKALGYGTVMYLAAITGLDREMYEAAEIDGANIFQRIIHITIPNLMPTLIILVLLAIGNIFRGDFGMFYNMVGTNGILFSTTDVIDTYVFRALTANNDIGMSAAAGFYQSILGFITILVANWAVRRYDKDRALF, from the coding sequence ATGAACCGAGGCGGCTTTTGGTCGGACGTCAGCAAGTACCGCGTCCTCCTGCTCATGCTGCTGCCGGCCGTTCTGTTCTTCCTGCTGTTCGCCTACATCCCGATGGCCGGGATCGTACTCGCGTTCAAGCAGTTCAATTACAACGGAGGCATCTTCGGCAGTCCGTGGAACGGACTCGACAACTTCCGGTTCTTCTTTGAATCCGGGGACGCCTGGCGGGTCACCCGCAACACGGCGCTGTACAATATCGCGTTCATCATCGTGAACAACGTGCTGCAGATCGCGGCGGCGATCCTGCTGTTCGAGGCGGCGCGGCCGTTCTTCCGCAAGATTTTCCAGACGATGCTGTTCCTGCCGTACTTCATCTCCTGGGTCGTCGTCGGGGCGATCGCCTACAACCTGTTCAACTACGACTACGGCATGCTGAACTCCGTGCTCGGCTGGCTCGGGATGGAGCCGATCGACGTGTACAACACGGCCTCCTACTGGCCGCTGCTGCTGATCCTCATCTCCGCATGGAAGGCGCTCGGCTACGGCACGGTCATGTACCTGGCCGCGATCACCGGGCTCGACCGCGAGATGTACGAGGCGGCGGAGATCGACGGGGCGAACATCTTCCAGCGCATCATCCACATCACGATCCCGAACCTGATGCCGACGCTCATCATCCTCGTGCTGCTCGCGATCGGCAACATCTTCCGCGGCGACTTCGGAATGTTCTACAACATGGTCGGCACCAACGGCATCCTGTTCTCGACGACCGACGTCATCGACACGTACGTGTTCCGCGCGCTGACGGCGAACAACGACATCGGCATGTCGGCCGCGGCCGGCTTCTACCAGTCGATCCTCGGCTTCATCACGATCCTCGTCGCCAACTGGGCGGTCCGCCGCTACGACAAGGACCGGGCGCTGTTCTAG
- a CDS encoding carbohydrate ABC transporter permease, translating into MKNQAAAAPAASDAVRGKAVRRDMLLFRILGYAVLTLLALFCFVPFLLVLSSSLTSESSIIENGFQLLPAEFSTEAYSLLFQYPEQILRAYAVTIGVTALGTFAGLFLTSMTAYVLSRKDFRWRNSFSFFFFFTTLFSGGLVPWYLLIVNYLQLKDTFIVLVLPMLLNVFYIIVMKSFMSGIPEAIVESAKMDGADDFRIYWQLILPLAKPALATIGLFLALGYWNDWYNALLFVSNDNLMPLQYYLYKMLGNMDGMRKALISSGAVVTLSIPTESLKMAMTVTAIGPILLAYPFIQRYFVQGLTIGSVKG; encoded by the coding sequence ATGAAAAACCAGGCTGCGGCCGCCCCGGCCGCCTCCGACGCGGTCCGAGGCAAAGCCGTCCGCCGGGACATGCTGCTGTTCCGCATCCTCGGCTACGCGGTGCTGACGCTGCTCGCGCTGTTCTGCTTCGTGCCGTTCCTGCTCGTGCTGTCCTCGTCGCTGACGAGCGAGAGCTCGATCATCGAGAACGGCTTCCAGCTGCTGCCGGCGGAGTTCTCCACCGAAGCGTACTCGCTGCTGTTCCAGTACCCGGAGCAGATTCTCCGCGCCTACGCCGTCACGATCGGCGTGACGGCGCTCGGCACCTTCGCCGGACTGTTCCTGACGTCGATGACGGCGTACGTGCTGTCCCGCAAGGATTTCCGCTGGCGCAACTCGTTCTCGTTCTTCTTCTTCTTCACGACGCTGTTCAGCGGCGGGCTCGTCCCGTGGTACCTGCTCATCGTCAACTACCTGCAGCTCAAGGACACGTTCATCGTGCTCGTGCTGCCGATGCTGCTCAACGTGTTCTACATCATCGTCATGAAGTCGTTCATGAGCGGCATCCCGGAGGCGATCGTCGAGTCGGCCAAGATGGACGGGGCGGACGACTTCCGGATCTACTGGCAGCTCATCCTGCCGCTCGCCAAGCCGGCGCTCGCCACGATCGGGCTGTTCCTGGCGCTCGGCTACTGGAATGACTGGTACAACGCGCTGCTGTTCGTCTCCAACGACAACCTGATGCCGCTCCAGTACTACCTGTACAAGATGCTGGGCAACATGGACGGCATGCGCAAGGCGCTCATCAGCTCCGGCGCGGTCGTGACCCTCAGCATCCCGACGGAGAGCCTCAAGATGGCGATGACTGTCACCGCGATCGGGCCGATCCTGCTGGCCTATCCGTTCATCCAGCGCTACTTCGTGCAAGGCCTGACGATCGGGTCCGTGAAGGGCTAG
- a CDS encoding DUF3502 domain-containing protein: MKTNTRKAALLPLAAALSLTAILSACSGGGNAEPSAAPAASTAPSAAPGESSGPADTSQEVKLKMILVGGKPVDYDKVFGELNAKLKEKINATVEVEFLDWSDWNQKYPLKFAANEDFDLVYTANWAYYNDQALKGGFLELTEDMLKQYAPQTMESMPSVSWDQAKVNGKLYMVPNNNVEVNDKVILYREDLRKKHNLPEINSLDTYAQYLKAIAANEKGIIPYGAKAGDGWKWHEMDQATLEQHNDWNLVDTTLPLAYKMDDATGQIFNIYDTQEFKDLLVYYKDLADSGVWSKNVVSNKNDVWQDIKAGKVASYAAQNLGTAGSNLAEMRRDNPSLEVAIADITPNGKKIAAISTQNGMAIHATSKNPERSLMLIDLLQNDKEIHDLTMYGIAGANYVPEGDDKYAAGPTAGNYTGFSNWGWNSPLNRKDASYPQEADDMFNGWQSKIYHFPLETFVFNGEKVKAEVANIGNVMTRYAIPLEYGLIKDIDKGHADLIKQLKAAGIDKVQAEMQAQVDAFLAAQK; the protein is encoded by the coding sequence ATGAAAACGAACACGAGAAAAGCAGCCCTGCTGCCGCTGGCGGCCGCGCTGTCGCTGACCGCCATCCTCTCCGCCTGCAGCGGCGGAGGCAATGCCGAGCCGTCCGCAGCTCCGGCCGCATCGACCGCACCGTCCGCTGCGCCGGGCGAATCGTCCGGCCCAGCCGACACGTCGCAGGAGGTCAAGCTCAAGATGATCCTCGTCGGCGGCAAGCCGGTCGACTACGACAAGGTGTTCGGCGAGCTGAACGCGAAGCTCAAGGAGAAGATCAACGCGACGGTCGAGGTCGAGTTCCTCGACTGGTCCGACTGGAACCAGAAGTACCCGCTCAAGTTCGCGGCCAACGAGGACTTCGACCTCGTGTATACGGCGAACTGGGCGTACTACAACGACCAGGCGCTCAAGGGCGGCTTCCTGGAGCTGACCGAGGACATGCTGAAGCAGTACGCGCCGCAGACGATGGAAAGCATGCCGTCTGTCTCGTGGGACCAGGCCAAGGTGAACGGCAAGCTGTACATGGTGCCGAACAACAACGTCGAGGTCAACGACAAGGTCATCCTGTACCGCGAGGACCTGCGCAAGAAGCACAATCTGCCGGAGATCAACAGCCTCGACACGTACGCGCAGTATTTGAAGGCGATCGCGGCGAACGAAAAGGGCATCATCCCTTACGGCGCCAAAGCCGGCGACGGCTGGAAGTGGCATGAGATGGACCAGGCGACGCTGGAGCAGCACAACGACTGGAACCTCGTCGACACGACGCTGCCGCTCGCCTACAAGATGGACGACGCGACGGGCCAGATCTTCAACATCTACGACACGCAGGAGTTCAAGGATCTGCTCGTGTACTACAAGGATCTGGCGGACAGCGGCGTCTGGAGCAAAAACGTCGTCAGCAACAAGAACGACGTCTGGCAGGACATCAAGGCCGGCAAGGTCGCTTCCTATGCCGCCCAGAACCTCGGCACCGCCGGCTCCAACCTGGCGGAGATGCGCCGCGACAACCCGTCGCTTGAAGTCGCCATCGCGGACATCACGCCGAACGGCAAGAAGATCGCCGCCATCTCCACGCAGAACGGCATGGCGATTCACGCGACGAGCAAAAATCCGGAGCGCTCGCTCATGCTGATCGACCTGCTGCAGAACGACAAGGAGATCCATGACCTGACGATGTACGGCATCGCCGGCGCGAACTACGTGCCGGAGGGCGACGACAAGTATGCGGCCGGTCCGACCGCGGGCAACTACACCGGCTTCTCCAATTGGGGCTGGAACTCGCCGCTCAACCGCAAGGACGCCTCGTATCCTCAGGAAGCGGACGATATGTTCAACGGCTGGCAGTCTAAAATCTACCACTTCCCGCTGGAGACGTTCGTGTTCAACGGCGAGAAGGTCAAGGCGGAAGTCGCCAACATCGGCAACGTCATGACGCGCTACGCGATTCCGCTGGAATACGGCCTCATCAAGGACATCGACAAGGGCCATGCCGACCTCATCAAGCAGCTCAAGGCCGCCGGCATCGACAAGGTGCAGGCCGAGATGCAGGCGCAGGTCGACGCGTTCCTCGCGGCGCAGAAGTAA
- a CDS encoding beta-galactosidase: MTKTLKFPPISPKLPVMMHGADYNPDQWQHDPAVLEEDIRLMKLAGCNVMSVGIFAWAALEPEEGRFEFGWMDRLLDTFAENGIYAWLATPSGARPAWMSEKYPEVLRTGGNRVRNLHGMRHNHCYTSPVYREKTRLMNAQLAERYAQHPAVLGWHISNEYGGECHCGHCQDAFRAWLQERYGTLDALNAAWWATFWSHTYTSWEQVESPAPHGETMVHAHNLDWRRFVTHQTADFCRAEIEPLKAANPELPATTNLMDLFYDLDYRELAKVIDFVSWDAYPMWHSQASDAGTAAWFAFNHDLFRSLKQQPFLLMESTPSLTNWQPVSKLKRPGMHRLSSLQAVAHGSDSVQYFQWRKSRGSSEKFHGAVVDHVGHEHTRVFRDVAELGRELASMGEVVGTGVPAETAIVFDWDNRWAVNDAQGPRNGGLRYEQTVVQHYKALWEMGVPVDVIGSADPLDGYKLLILPMTYLLRQDAGERIEAFVRGGGTVAMTYWSGVVDEHDLCRLDGFPGPLRKAAGVWAEEIEGLHDGEENRLVLREGNALGLTGSWRIHEICELIHAEGAEVVAEYGDDFYAGRPALTVHAFGEGRVHYLAARVADDSFYGAWYGALVREAGVARALEAELPAGVTAQLRSDGEHDYVFVLNFSGAAAQVRLGESGLVRFESGEPAGAELALPAHGAALLKRAARR; this comes from the coding sequence ATGACCAAAACCCTCAAGTTCCCCCCGATCAGCCCGAAGCTGCCCGTTATGATGCACGGAGCGGACTACAACCCCGACCAGTGGCAGCATGATCCCGCCGTGCTGGAGGAGGACATCCGCCTCATGAAGCTCGCAGGCTGCAACGTCATGTCCGTCGGCATCTTCGCCTGGGCGGCGCTGGAGCCGGAGGAAGGCCGCTTCGAGTTCGGCTGGATGGACCGGCTGCTGGACACGTTCGCCGAGAACGGCATCTATGCCTGGCTGGCGACGCCGAGCGGCGCGCGTCCGGCCTGGATGTCGGAGAAGTACCCCGAGGTGCTGCGCACGGGCGGCAACCGGGTCCGCAATCTGCACGGCATGCGCCACAACCACTGCTATACGTCTCCGGTGTACCGGGAAAAGACGCGCCTCATGAACGCCCAGCTGGCGGAGCGCTACGCCCAGCATCCGGCGGTGCTCGGCTGGCATATCTCCAATGAGTACGGCGGCGAATGCCACTGCGGGCATTGCCAGGACGCGTTCCGCGCGTGGCTCCAGGAGCGCTACGGCACGCTGGACGCGCTCAACGCCGCCTGGTGGGCGACGTTCTGGAGCCATACGTACACGTCGTGGGAGCAGGTCGAGTCGCCCGCGCCGCACGGCGAGACGATGGTGCACGCGCACAACCTCGATTGGCGCCGCTTCGTGACGCATCAGACGGCGGACTTCTGCCGCGCCGAGATCGAGCCGCTGAAGGCGGCCAATCCGGAGCTGCCGGCGACGACGAACCTGATGGACCTGTTCTACGACCTCGACTACCGGGAGCTGGCCAAGGTGATCGACTTCGTCAGCTGGGACGCCTACCCGATGTGGCATTCGCAGGCGAGCGACGCCGGCACGGCCGCCTGGTTCGCGTTCAACCACGACCTGTTCCGCTCGCTCAAGCAGCAGCCGTTCCTGCTCATGGAGAGCACGCCGAGCCTGACGAACTGGCAGCCCGTCAGCAAGCTCAAGCGTCCCGGCATGCACCGGCTCAGCTCGCTGCAGGCAGTGGCGCACGGCTCCGACTCGGTGCAGTATTTCCAATGGCGCAAGAGCCGCGGCTCGAGCGAGAAGTTCCATGGCGCGGTCGTCGACCATGTCGGCCACGAGCATACGCGCGTGTTCCGGGACGTGGCCGAGCTCGGCCGCGAGCTCGCGTCCATGGGCGAGGTCGTCGGCACGGGCGTGCCGGCGGAGACGGCGATCGTGTTCGACTGGGACAACCGCTGGGCGGTGAACGACGCGCAGGGCCCGCGCAACGGCGGCCTGCGCTATGAGCAGACGGTCGTGCAGCACTACAAGGCGCTGTGGGAAATGGGCGTGCCGGTCGACGTCATCGGCTCCGCCGATCCGCTGGACGGCTACAAGCTGCTGATCCTGCCGATGACGTACCTGCTGCGTCAGGACGCCGGCGAGCGCATCGAGGCGTTCGTGCGCGGGGGCGGCACGGTCGCGATGACGTACTGGAGCGGCGTCGTCGACGAGCATGACCTGTGCCGTCTCGACGGCTTCCCCGGTCCGCTGCGCAAGGCGGCGGGCGTCTGGGCCGAGGAGATCGAAGGCTTGCACGACGGCGAGGAGAATCGCCTCGTGCTGCGCGAGGGCAATGCGCTCGGCCTGACGGGCAGCTGGCGCATCCACGAAATCTGCGAGCTGATCCACGCCGAGGGCGCGGAGGTCGTGGCCGAGTACGGCGACGACTTCTACGCCGGGCGGCCGGCGCTGACGGTCCACGCCTTCGGCGAGGGCCGGGTGCACTATCTGGCCGCGCGCGTGGCGGACGACTCGTTCTACGGCGCGTGGTACGGCGCGCTCGTCCGCGAGGCGGGCGTGGCGCGCGCGCTGGAGGCGGAGCTGCCTGCGGGCGTGACCGCGCAGCTGCGCAGCGACGGGGAGCACGACTACGTGTTCGTGCTCAACTTCTCCGGCGCGGCGGCGCAGGTGCGGCTCGGCGAGAGCGGACTCGTCCGCTTCGAGTCCGGCGAGCCGGCCGGCGCCGAGCTGGCGCTGCCGGCGCACGGCGCGGCGCTGCTGAAGCGCGCCGCGCGGCGCTAG